Proteins from one Thioflavicoccus mobilis 8321 genomic window:
- a CDS encoding CDGSH iron-sulfur domain-containing protein, with the protein MSDKPIYDYPGNEIDVHWDERLCIHIGECGQAANSLFEADRKPWCVPDDVSRAEVREICERCPSGALSYTDKTGEPERAPAENTLSLVYNGPLYLTGDLHIEDAAEEMAGTRFRAALCRCGASGNKPFCDNSHLDSDFEDFGAVGEVGPGLSATGGPLQVKRIPNGPLMIEGNLGIRAASGRVAWQGAKAFLCRCGASANKPFCDGSHKDVDFTDS; encoded by the coding sequence ATGAGCGACAAGCCGATTTACGACTATCCCGGCAACGAAATCGACGTGCACTGGGACGAGCGGCTGTGCATCCATATCGGTGAATGCGGCCAAGCCGCCAACAGCCTTTTCGAGGCGGACCGCAAGCCCTGGTGCGTGCCGGACGACGTCAGCCGGGCCGAGGTACGCGAGATCTGCGAGCGCTGTCCAAGTGGGGCGCTGAGCTACACCGACAAGACCGGCGAGCCGGAGCGGGCGCCGGCCGAGAATACCCTGAGCCTGGTCTACAACGGTCCGCTGTATCTCACCGGCGATCTGCACATCGAGGACGCCGCCGAGGAGATGGCCGGCACCCGCTTTCGGGCCGCGCTCTGCCGCTGCGGGGCATCCGGCAACAAGCCCTTCTGTGACAACAGTCACCTGGACTCCGACTTCGAAGACTTCGGCGCCGTGGGCGAGGTCGGTCCCGGTCTGAGCGCCACCGGCGGTCCGCTCCAGGTCAAACGCATCCCGAACGGCCCTCTGATGATAGAAGGCAACCTCGGCATCCGCGCCGCCAGCGGGCGCGTCGCCTGGCAAGGTGCCAAGGCCTTCCTCTGTCGCTGCGGCGCGTCCGCAAACAAGCCGTTCTGCGACGGCAGCCACAAGGACGTCGATTTCACTGACAGCTAG